Proteins encoded together in one Onychomys torridus chromosome 1, mOncTor1.1, whole genome shotgun sequence window:
- the Sart1 gene encoding U4/U6.U5 tri-snRNP-associated protein 1: MGSSKKHRGEKEAAGTTAAAGTGGATEQPPRHREHKKHKHRSGGGGGGSGGGERRKRSRERGAERGSGRRGAEAEARGGAHGRERSQAEPSERRVKREKRDDGYEAAASSKTSSGDASSLSIEETNKLRAKLGLKPLEVNAVKKEAGTKEEPVAADVINPMALRQREELREKLAAAKEKRLLNQKLGKIKTLGEDDPWLDDTAAWIERSRQLQKEKDLAERRAKLLEEMDQEFGVSTLVEEEFEQRRQDLYSARDLQGLTVEHAIDSFREGETVVLTLKDKGVLQEGEDVLVNVNMVDKERADKNVELRKKKPDYLPYAEDESVDDLAQQKPRSILAKYDEELEGERPDSFRLEQGGMADGLRERELEEIRAKLRLQAQSLSSVGPRLASEYLSPEEMVTFKKTKRRVKKIRKKEKEVVMRADDLLPLGDQTQDGDFGSRLRGRGRRRVPEVEEEALEDEEKDPVAQPPPSDDTRVENMDISDEEDGGALPSGSPEVLEEDEAELELQKQLEKGRRLRQLQQLQQLRDSGEKVVEIVKKLESRQRGWEEEEDPERKGAIVFNATSEFCRTLGEIPTYGLAGNREEQEELMDFERDEERSANGGSESDGEENIGWSTVNLDEEKQQQDFSASSTTILDEEPIVNRGLAAALLLCQNKGLLETTVQKVARVKAPNKSLPSAVYCIEDKMAVDDKYSRREEYRGFTQDFKEKDGYKPDVKIEYVDETGRKLTPKEAFRQLSHRFHGKGSGKMKTERRMKKLDEEALLKKMSSSDTPLGTVALLQEKQKAQKTPYIVLSGSGKSMNANTITK; the protein is encoded by the exons ATGGGGTCGTCAAAGAAGCACCGCGGAGAGAAGGAGGCGGCCGGGACGACGGCGGCAGCCGGGACCGGGGGCGCCACCGAGCAGCCGCCGCGGCATCGGGAGCACAAGAAACACAAGCAccggagcggcggcggcggcggcgggagcggCGGCGGCGAACGACGGAAGCGGAGCCGCGAGCGTGGGGCCGAGCGCGGGAGCGGGAGGCGCGGGGCCGAGGCCGAGGCCCGCGGCGGGGCGCACGGTCGCGAACGAAGTCAAGCGGAGCCCTCGGAGCGGCGAGTGAAGAGGGAGAAGCGCGATGACGGCTACGAGGCCG CTGCCAGCTCCAAAACCAGCTCTGGAGATGCCTCATCACTTAGCATTGAGGAGACCAA TAAACTCCGTGCAAAGTTGGGGCTGAAACCCTTGGAGGTCAATGCTGTCAAGAAAG AGGCGGGCACCAAGGAGGAGCCCGTGGCAGCTGATGTCATCAACCCCATGGCCTTGCGACAGCGTGAAGAACTACGGGAGAAGCTGGCAGCTGCCAAGGAAAAGCGTTTGCTGAACCAAAAATTGGG GAAAATCAAGACTTTGGGAGAGGATGACCCCTGGCTGGATGACACCGCAGCCTGGATTGAGAGGAGCCGGCAGCTACAGAAAGAGAAGGACCTGGCAGAGAGGCGG GCCAAGCTACTGGAGGAGATGGACCAAGAGTTTGGTGTCAGCACTCTGGTGGAGGAGGAGTTTGAACAGCGGCGACAG GACCTATATAGTGCCCGGGACTTGCAAGGCCTCACTGTGGAACATGCCATAGATTCCTTTCGAGAAGGGGAGACTGTGGTTCTCACCCTCAAGGATAAAG GAGTACTACAGGAGGGGGAGGATGTGCTGGTGAATGTGAACATGGTGGACAAGGAGCGGGCAGACAAGAATGTGGAGCTTCGGAAGAAGAAGCCTGACTATCTGCCCTATGCGGAAGATGAGAGTGTTGATGATTTGGCACAG CAAAAACCCCGCTCTATCCTGGCCAAATATGATGAGGAGCTGGAGGGCGAGCGACCAGATTCCTTCCGTTTGGAGCAAGGTGGCATGGCTGATGGACTGAGGGAGCGCGAGCTAGAAGAGATCCGGGCCAAGCTGCGGCTGCAGGCTCAGTCTCTGAGCTCTGTAGGGCCCCGGCTTGCCTCTGAGTACTTAAGTCCTGAAGAGATG GTGACCTTCAAAAAGACCAAGCGGAGGGTGAAGAAAATtcgaaagaaggagaaggaggtagTAATGCGGGCAGATGACTTGCTACCTCTTGGGGACCAGACTCAGGATGGGGACTTTGGATCCAG GCTTCGGGGCCGGGGTCGGCGTCGAGTTcctgaggtggaggaggaggccctggaggatgaggagaaggaCCCTGTGGCTCAGCCCCCACCATCAGATGATACTCGAGTAGAGAACATGGATATCAGTGACGAAG AGGATGGGGGAGCCCTTCCATCAGGGTCCCCAGAGGTGCTGGAAGAAGATGAAGCAGAGCTGGAGCTGCAAAAGCAACTGGAGAAGGGGCGCCGTCTGCGGCAGCTGCAGCAACTCCAGCAGCTTCGAGACAGCGGTGAGAAG GTGGTGGAGATTGTAAAGAAGCTGGAGTCTCGCCAGCgtggctgggaggaggaagaggacccTGAGCGGAAGGGGGCCATCGTGTTCAATGCCACTTCCGAATTCTGCCGCACGCTGGGGGAGATCCCCACCTATGGGTTGGCTGGCAAccgggaggagcaggaggagctcATG GACTTTGAAAGGGATGAAGAGCGCTCGGCCAATGGTGGCtcagagtcagatggggaagagaACATTGGCTGGAGCACCGTCAACCTGGATGAGGAGAAGCAGCAACAGGAC ttctctgcctcctctacCACCATCCTGGATGAGGAGCCCATCGTGAACAGAGGGCTGGCTGCTGCCCTGCTCCTGTGTCAGAACAAAG GCCTGCTGGAGACCACAGTGCAAAAGGTGGCCCGGGTGAAGGCTCCCAATAAGTCTCTTCCCTCTGCTGTGTACTGCATCGAGGACAAGATGGCCGTGGATGACAAGTACAGCCGGCGTGAGGAGTACCGGGGCTTCACCCAGGACTTCAAGGAGAAGGACGGCTACAAGCCCGACGTGAAGATCGAGTACGTGGACGAGACGGGCAGGAAGCTGACGCCCAAGGAG GCCTTCCGGCAGCTGTCCCACCGTTTCCACGGGAAGGGTTCCGGCAAGATGAAGACCGAGCGGCGGATGAAGAAGCTGGATGAGGAGGCG CTCCTGAAGAAGATGAGCTCCAGTGACACGCCCCTGGGCACTGTGGCACTGCTCCAGGAGAAGCAGAAGGCCCAGAAGACGCCCTACATCGTGCTCAGTGGCAGCGGCAAGAGCATGAATGC GAACAccatcaccaaatga